In the genome of Luteitalea pratensis, the window TGAATTCCGGATTGTGCTGCGTCGAGATCCCTTCATTGCGGAAGTTGCGGTTGATCTCGTACACGCGATCCATGCCGCCCACGACGAGCCGCTTGAGGTACAGCTCCGGAGCGATGCGCATGTAGAGCTTCATGTCGAGCGCGTTGTGATGCGTGACGAACGGCCGCGCCAGGGCACCGCCGGCGATCGGCTGCATCATCGGCGTCTCGACCTCGAGGAAGCCGCGCGCGTCGAGGAAGCCGCGAATCGTCGCCAGGGTGCGCGCCCGAACGTCGAAGACGCGGCGCGCATCGGGATTGACGATCAGGTCGAGGTACCGCTGGCGATAGCGCGTCTCGACATCCTGCAGGCCATGCCACTTCTCTGGCAGCGGCAGGAAGCTCTTGGCGAGGAACGTCAGCCCGGCGGCCCAGATGGTCAGCTCGTTGGTCCGCGTCCGGAACAGGCGGCCCTCGACGCCCACCTGGTCGCCGAAATCGAGCAGCTTGAACATCGCGAACGCCTCGGTACTGACCGAGTCCTGCCGGATGTAGACCTGCAGCGTCGCGGCGCCGTCCGACAGCACGAGGAAGTTCGCCTTGCCGAACGTGCGCAGTCCGAGGATTCGCCCCGCCGCCCGCACCGGCACGTGTTCGGCCTCGAGGGCGTCACCCGCATGCTCACCGTACGTGGCGACGACGTCGCTGATGCGGTGGGTGACGTCGTAGGCGTTGGGATACGGCCGGATGCCGAGGGCGAGCAGTTCCTCGTAGTTGGCGCGGCGCTGCGAGACGAGTTCGGAATCGGACATGGGGCTTCAGGCTACGGGCTACAGGCTACAGGCTACGCGGATGTGATCAGCGCGAGACAGGCGGTGTGCCTGGTTCCCGGTTCCCGGAACCCGGTGCCCGTTCCTTTTCGAGCCGCTTCCGGATGGCATCGAGGACGCCGTTGACGAACCGGACCGCATCGGGTCCGCTGAACGTCCGCGCGAGTTCGATGGCCTCGTTGATCACCACCGCAGGCGGGACGTCCGACCGCTCGAGCAACTCGTACACCGCCAGCCTGAGGACGAGACGGTCGATGATCGCGAGACGCTCGAGGCGCCAGTTGGTGGCGGCCTCGCCAATCAACGGGTCGATGCGATCCAGCATCCGCGCCGTGCCCTGCGCGAGCGAGACGGCCAGGGTGTCGCGCTCGGCGACCGGCGGACGCAATTGCAGGTCGCGAACGCCGGCGATGGCCTCCGGCAGCGCGTCGCCGCTCAGCTCCCAGCCGTAGAGCATCTGCAGCGCGCTCTCGCGGGCGTGCCGGAGCTGTTGCGGGTCGCGCGTCACCCCTCGCTCCCCTGTCCGGGGCCGCGGGGCTGCCACTCCCTGGCCAATTTCGCCATCGTCACCACTGCCACCGCGGCCTCGTGGCCCTTGTTGCCGGGCCCGGCCGGTACGCGCGCCTCCGCCTCCTCCAGGCTGTTGACGGTCAGCACGCCGAATGCCATCGGCGTGCCCTGCGAGAGGGACGCCTGCATGATGCCGTGCGATACGGCCGAGGCGATGTAATCGAAATGCGGCGTCTCGCCCTTGATGAGACACCCGAGGCAGACTACGGCATCGATGCGCCCCGACGTGGCGGCGGTGCGTGCGCCAAAGGGGATTTCGTACGCGCCGGGCACGTCGAGCCGCTCGATGTCCGACGACGAGACCCCCGCCGCGGCAAGCGCCTCGAGGGCACCGGTGGCAAGACGCTCCGTGATGTCGTCGTGATAGGTGGACACGACGAGCGCAACACGGAGGCCCGGAGCCTGCGGGACCGGCGAGACGGAGGCGGGACGGGACACGGCGCGATGACTCCTATCGACCGGTAAAGGAAGCCTGCCGCTTCTCGAGGAAGGCGCGCACGCCCTCGGCCATGTCGCCGGTGGCCGCGGCCAGACCGAAAAGGCGGGCCTCCACTGCGAGGCCGTCGACCAGTGGCCGATCCAGGCCCTCGGCGATCGCCTCGCGCGCATAGCGGAGGGCGAGCGGCGCTCGACTCGCCAGTTGTGCGGCCAGTGCCTGGGCTTGGTCGAGCAGTTGCGCCGCCGGAACGGCACGTAGGGCGATCCCGAGGCGGACGGCCTCGTCGGCGGCGACCTGCCGGCCGGTAAGAATCAGTTCGAGCGCCTGCTGGCGGCCAATGGCCCGGGCGAGGCGCTGGGTGCCGCCGAACCCCGGGATGAGCCCGAGCGACGTCTCGGGCAGCCCGAGGCGCGCCGTGTCGGCCATCAGCCGGAACGTGCAGGCCAGCGCGAGTTCGCAGCCGCCGCCGAGCGCATAGCCGTTGATGGCCGCGATCGTCGGCACCGGCAGTGACTCGAGACGATCGAGCACGGCCTGGCCTTCACGGGCATACCGCGTCGCCGCGTCCGATGTCAGGCCCTCGAACTCCGAGATATCGGCCCCGGCGATGAAGGCCTTCGGGCCCGCGCCGGTGATGATCAGCACGCGCAGCGCGGGATCGCCGGCAAGGGCGTCGAGACGCGCATGCAAGGCGGCCATGGTCGCCCGGTTCAGCGCATTCAGTTTCTCGGGACGCGTGATCGTCAACACGCGCACCGCATCCGTGCCCGACAGGTCCAGGTACTGGTCGCTCATGATCGGGAGTCGGGAATCGGGAATCGCGAATCGGATTCGGGTCGGAAGTCGGGAATTCGACAACCGGACTGGAGAGCCGGTTCGTGACGCCTCTGGACGCAGGGTGGGCAACGGCGGCAGCCGGCGTGTCAGGAGCGCGGGATCGAGCAACGCCTGCCGACGAGTATAGCCCACCCCCACGCGACGGTCAGGGCGAGCGCGGCGCCCACGCCGTCGGCCAGGACGTCGGCCGCGTCCGGTGTCCGGCCGGGCACGAACGATTGGTGAAATTCGTCGGAGACCCCATAGAGCACCGCGATGACGAAGGCGCCGAGCAGACCCGCGCCGGCGACGCGGCGCCAGTTCCAGCCGGTGAGCCCCATCAGGCAAAGCACCGCGAGCACCCCGTACGTCAACGCGTGCGCTTGCTTGTCGCTGATGTGGCTCGGGCTCGGCAGCGACGGCTGTGACGAGAGGACGAAGATCAAGGCAAACCACAGGATCGCCGGCCCCCAGCCGAGCACGGTGCGCTGGGTCGGCGTCACAGCGGCAGCGGAAACATCACCCAGCCCAGCAGCAGCGCGACGCCAATGAAGCCTCCCGCGATGTACAGGGCGAGGCGGACCTGTCCCGCACGATCGTCCTTCTGCAGGACGGCCATGACCGTCGCCACGCAGACGGCAAAGAACACGAGCAGCAGGAAATGGCTGGTCATCAGGGCTTGCGTCCGACCGCGATGTCGTAGGCGTCGAGCACGACCAGCGCGTTCAGCAGGCCCGCGACGATCAGGTAGGTATTGGCGTATTCGTAGCTGACCGCGACGACGTTGCCGGCGCCGAGCCCGAGCGCCCAGGCCACGAAGTAGGGCAGGCCCATGCCGATGTTGGCCAGCGCCGCGAGCGCCACGAGTGGCTCGCGCGGCTCGATCGGGAAGATGCGGCCATCGAGCCAGAGGCCGGCGGCAAACAGTGCCACCAGCACCACGAGGAAGATGAGCCCCTTGTCGCGTCGGCCCAGCCACAGGTGCGCCGCGCCGGGCACGAGCCAGCCAATCGCACAGAGCGCGAGGGGCGGGACCGCGGGCAAGGGCACGGAAGCGGGTCGAGCAGGCATCGGGTAGTCAGTGTAGCAAGAGGATCTCGACGGGCGCCCGGGACGAACGCTGAACGTCGAACGCTGAACGCCGCGGACGCGGATCGCGGATCGGGGATCGACGAAGGTAGCGCCGGGCTGTCCCTGGGGCGCCGAAGCCTTGGCGGAGGCGGCTAGCCCGGCGTTCGGAGACCATCGAAACGTCGCGGTATCGCGTCAGCGTTCGAGTGCGCGGCCCATGAGCCAACCCGCGGTCATGCCGAGTGGAAGCGCCGCAAGCGCCCGCAGCGGCGTACCGGGGTTCCAGAGGCCGGCGACCTCGGACAGCCAGGTGGCCGCCGTCGGAATGGCGGCGATCGCCAGACTCACCGCGCGAGGATCGAGGCGATCCGGATACCACGAAGGCATCTTGCCGCCCTGGACTGCCTGGCGCGGGCGACCTCCGATGGCCACCGCCAGCAGGCCAAAGGCTCCCGACAGGTAGAGCCCGGCGCAGCGTCCGCACACCGGCATGGACCGTCCGGAGAGATGAAAGGAGCGATCCGGCCGCTGATGGCACACGCGCGCACCGGCAACCCGCACCAACGCAGCCACGGTCGCGCGCGGGTCACGGTCGACGCCCGCTCCGTGTCCGGCCCACGCCGGGGCCACGACGATCAGCAGCGCCCAGCCGAGCGCCGCTGCCGTCAGCCCTGCACTCAGCACCTGCGACCGCCGCGCGCCGGTCACCTCAGAACGGGCACGTGCCCCCGAACGTCTCGACGTAGCGCTCACGGAATTCGGCGTGGCTGTACGCGTGACTCTGACCGCCAACGTGCTCGAGTGCGTATGTCGCCGCGATGCTGCCGAGACGACCGCTGGTCTCCCAGTCGGCGCCCAGGGCCAGCCCCTTCATAAGGCCGCCACGGTAGGCATCGCCCACCCCTGTCGGATCGGCGACGAGGCGCTCGGGAGCGGCCGGCACGTCGATACGCTGTCCTTCGAGATGGATCGACGAGCCCTTCTCGCCCTTCGTGATGATCACCGCCTCGGACTTGTCGAGCAGCGCATCGACGTCCAGCCCCGTCTTCTCACGAATCAGCTCGTACTCGTAGTCATTGCAGATCACGATGTTGGCGCCGACCAGTCCATCGGCGAGTTCGGGACCCTCCATCCGCGCACACTGCTGGCCCGGATCGAAGATGTAGCGCAGGCCGAGCGCCCGGCACTCCTCGGCGTACTGCACCATCGCGTTCGGATCGTTGGGCGAGATGATCACGAGGTCGGCCGGACCCGCGGTTCGGAACGAGAGCGCGTGGGCCTCGGCCATTGCGCCGGCATAGAACGACGCGATCTGGTTGTTCTGCGTGTCGGTACTGCAGAAGAACGAGGCGGTGAACTTGTTCGAGACCTCGTGCACCAGCGAGGTGTCCACGTTGGCGGCCTCGAGCCATGCGCGGTAGTCGGAGAAGTCCTGCCCCGCGGTGCCCATC includes:
- the lysS gene encoding lysine--tRNA ligase, whose product is MSDSELVSQRRANYEELLALGIRPYPNAYDVTHRISDVVATYGEHAGDALEAEHVPVRAAGRILGLRTFGKANFLVLSDGAATLQVYIRQDSVSTEAFAMFKLLDFGDQVGVEGRLFRTRTNELTIWAAGLTFLAKSFLPLPEKWHGLQDVETRYRQRYLDLIVNPDARRVFDVRARTLATIRGFLDARGFLEVETPMMQPIAGGALARPFVTHHNALDMKLYMRIAPELYLKRLVVGGMDRVYEINRNFRNEGISTQHNPEFTMLEFYQAYVDYQYLMRLTEEMLTEVALRTLGSTDLTFGEHAISFAAPFRRLSLRHAAAERASETLQRSVEADMLRDAATARSVAVALGLEVPDGQGAGRTATEIFEALCEGDLIQPTFIYDFPTEVSPLSKQKADDPDTVERFELYAGGFEVANAFSELNDPAEQRRRFEGQLAERARGDAEAHQMDEDYIRALEYGLPPTGGEGVGIDRLVMLLTNSASIRDVILFPLMRSR
- the nusB gene encoding transcription antitermination factor NusB produces the protein MTRDPQQLRHARESALQMLYGWELSGDALPEAIAGVRDLQLRPPVAERDTLAVSLAQGTARMLDRIDPLIGEAATNWRLERLAIIDRLVLRLAVYELLERSDVPPAVVINEAIELARTFSGPDAVRFVNGVLDAIRKRLEKERAPGSGNREPGTPPVSR
- the ribH gene encoding 6,7-dimethyl-8-ribityllumazine synthase, whose product is MSRPASVSPVPQAPGLRVALVVSTYHDDITERLATGALEALAAAGVSSSDIERLDVPGAYEIPFGARTAATSGRIDAVVCLGCLIKGETPHFDYIASAVSHGIMQASLSQGTPMAFGVLTVNSLEEAEARVPAGPGNKGHEAAVAVVTMAKLAREWQPRGPGQGSEG
- a CDS encoding enoyl-CoA hydratase/isomerase family protein, whose amino-acid sequence is MSDQYLDLSGTDAVRVLTITRPEKLNALNRATMAALHARLDALAGDPALRVLIITGAGPKAFIAGADISEFEGLTSDAATRYAREGQAVLDRLESLPVPTIAAINGYALGGGCELALACTFRLMADTARLGLPETSLGLIPGFGGTQRLARAIGRQQALELILTGRQVAADEAVRLGIALRAVPAAQLLDQAQALAAQLASRAPLALRYAREAIAEGLDRPLVDGLAVEARLFGLAAATGDMAEGVRAFLEKRQASFTGR
- a CDS encoding VanZ family protein, with the protein product MTPTQRTVLGWGPAILWFALIFVLSSQPSLPSPSHISDKQAHALTYGVLAVLCLMGLTGWNWRRVAGAGLLGAFVIAVLYGVSDEFHQSFVPGRTPDAADVLADGVGAALALTVAWGWAILVGRRCSIPRS
- a CDS encoding DUF6677 family protein gives rise to the protein MPARPASVPLPAVPPLALCAIGWLVPGAAHLWLGRRDKGLIFLVVLVALFAAGLWLDGRIFPIEPREPLVALAALANIGMGLPYFVAWALGLGAGNVVAVSYEYANTYLIVAGLLNALVVLDAYDIAVGRKP
- a CDS encoding DUF2085 domain-containing protein, with the translated sequence MTGARRSQVLSAGLTAAALGWALLIVVAPAWAGHGAGVDRDPRATVAALVRVAGARVCHQRPDRSFHLSGRSMPVCGRCAGLYLSGAFGLLAVAIGGRPRQAVQGGKMPSWYPDRLDPRAVSLAIAAIPTAATWLSEVAGLWNPGTPLRALAALPLGMTAGWLMGRALER
- a CDS encoding carbohydrate kinase family protein, with product MARHIITGSIAYDYLMTFPGTFTELLLPEHLQRLSLSFLVDEMEKRRGGCAPNIAYTLALLGERPVLMGTAGQDFSDYRAWLEAANVDTSLVHEVSNKFTASFFCSTDTQNNQIASFYAGAMAEAHALSFRTAGPADLVIISPNDPNAMVQYAEECRALGLRYIFDPGQQCARMEGPELADGLVGANIVICNDYEYELIREKTGLDVDALLDKSEAVIITKGEKGSSIHLEGQRIDVPAAPERLVADPTGVGDAYRGGLMKGLALGADWETSGRLGSIAATYALEHVGGQSHAYSHAEFRERYVETFGGTCPF